The following proteins are encoded in a genomic region of Brassica napus cultivar Da-Ae unplaced genomic scaffold, Da-Ae ScsIHWf_2804;HRSCAF=3580, whole genome shotgun sequence:
- the LOC111211343 gene encoding meiosis-specific protein ASY2-like — MASGNRLSREEKGKDIATSPSPARDADGSPLEDFDIIHRDALRDTENMSLSQRLLVADAHRQFREEAEENVVNEDGEASGSEAPSLVVRPRRRARRRDRIDQSDRLPAPRSVPFDEVDCRPVIYHPGGIFEELPSLPPEALRDPRVQSWGNVLGSCSSHETVKRLLRECGGAGVTFIIPSAEQRPWSPPVGYQCVYESYFKDQTKLWFPIPRLITSYAFRRDIAISQLLNGSLRIAVMLMVMAAEMDVSMSVRVFEELTFTKAEPNGIFSVKMRASYNVLTGHPNKTQDWQRAYFFVKSDEHAFEEPPGDDYRVLWNQQLVRHPNTIAYPEKFFETAQLIATHSHLRWPDLSREWIRRQQARIARVDWESRLPCVLGPRRSRLSLFTRKQQKLLNQARKMEGVPDLSALLKGKLQMLSTTPSSAGASEARPVPVVGDANSEPPAQSSPKKKTNKVNKAKAKDGSVPLEVAPSAANVAEAAAKKKKKKGSKKRSREEATVEARETSATARDDDAERDDPAGSTRGSPEERPKKKSKKKAAEDDGTSAPEIPSRSGETATEVGDGSRGESLSSKGAPSSSARETGAGSGGSLPRKTGGGVRFPDRVEFLYDEATPLVLNPLRCAELTRQIRGGTKELPPVEDLYFKKEYIDAAMAGRRSDGSMNYLVEKYDSTLKQTMVQLGASDKLARTRLSVIERLRAENKKAGDKAAKEKEVLRVKFEELEDKLKSDRLAKKDALREKTRLERLVASLEKEKAELEEERDAVVGTLVRERQRLRDSRVQEVTRERIKVQTAMADKSTRCIGKVKGYLDRVMAREKAKNLYGQASGTKKCLEMIRDSGVAIPPSMINIFSEQEKMYEAEVANLYLEPFSDDDFALSPLNLPSRFVNEELMGVLDPYGSNVGLIGHESASQLITSREATEDPIDEPMVDITSALSERTVVPEGNAIEERLDGSDPEETGDAIQTDTGDVAAEDPVLVSSSEEREGDEMGEEETRSSPALAEEVDPILPVSDPPAPVEGLGDQVVERETTEALDPSRDDQDVVV, encoded by the exons ATGGCTTCAGGGAATCGGCTATCGCGCGAAGAAAAAGGGAAAGACATAGCTACCTCGCCAAGCCCGGCTAGGGATGCAGACGGGAGTCCGTTGGAGGATTTCGACATAATCCATCGTGATGCTCTGCGGGATACGGAGAATATGAGCCTTTCCCAGCGTCTTCTGGTCGCTGATGCCCACAGACAATTTCGCGAAGAAGCCGAAGAAAACGTTGTGAACGAAGATGGGGAGGCGAGTGGTTCTGAAGCGCCTAGCCTTGTCGTAAGGCCTAGGAGACGGGCTCGTCGAAGGGATCGCATCGACCAGTCAGACCGTCTTCCCGCCCCGAGAAGTGTTCCGTTCGACGAAGTAGACTGCCGTCCTGTGATTTATCACCCTGGCGGGATTTTCGAAGAACTACCTTCGCTGCCTCCCGAAGCGTTACGCGACCCGCGAGTTCAATCATGGGGAAACGTTCTCGGTTCCTGCTCTTCCCACGAGACCGTGAAGAGATTGCTGAGGGAGTGTGGTGGCGCCGGAGTCACCTTCATTATTCCTTCGGCTGAACAGCGGCCGTGGTCGCCACCGGTTGGTTACCAATGCGTGTATGAATCCTACTTCAAGGATCAGACGAAGCTCTGGTTCCCAATCCCCAGACTAATCACGTCTTACGCGTTTCGTCGGGATATCGCCATTTCCCAGCTGCTGAACGGGTCGCTGCGCATAGCCGTCATGTTGATGGTTATGGCCGCGGAGATGGATGTTTCGATGAGCGTGAGAGTATTTGAGGAGCTAACTTTTACGAAGGCGGAGCCTAACGGGATCTTCTCGGTAAAGATGAGAGCGAGTTACAACGTTTTGACCGGTCATCCCAACAAGACGCAGGATTGGCAACGCGCATATTTCTTCGTTAAGTCCGACGAGCATGCCTTCGAGGAGCCGCCGGGGGACGATTATCGCGTTTTATGGAATCAGCAACTTG TTCGTCATCCCAATACGATCGCCTATCCCGAGAAGTTCTTTGAAACCGCTCAACTGATTGCGACACACAGTCATCTCAGGTGGCCGGATCTCAGTCGGGAGTGGATACGTCGACAACAAGCTAGGATCGCCAGAG TTGATTGGGAATCGAGACTTCCTTGTGTACTCGGTCCTCGCCGATCACGTCTTTCCCTATTTACTCGGAAGCAGCAGAAACTTCTTAACCAAGCTAGAAAAATGGAGGGAGTTCCCGACTTGAGTGCTTTGTTAAAAGGGAAGCTTCAAATGCTTTCGACGACACCGTCTTCTGCCGGCGCCTCGGAGGCCAGGCCTGTTCCCGTAGTCGGAGATGCGAACTCCGAGCCGCCAGCTCAGAGTTCCCCAAAGAAGAAAACCAACAAGGTCAACAAGGCCAAAGCCAAGGACGGGAGTGTCCCTTTGGAAGTGGCGCCATCTGCTGCCAATGTCGCTGAAGCCGcggctaagaagaagaagaaaaaagggaGCAAGAAAAGGTCTCGCGAGGAGGCTACTGTTGAGGCTAGGGAAACCTCAGCTACCGCAAGGGATGATGATGCGGAAAGAGACGATCCAGCCGGTTCTACTCGGGGATCGCCTGAGGAGCGTCCCAAGAAGAAGTCGAAGAAGAAAGCCGCGGAAGACGATGGGACTTCGGCTCCCGAGATTCCTTCCAGAAGTGGAGAAACAGCTACCGAAGTCGGAGATGGATCTCGGGGTGAATCTCTGTCGAGTAAAGGAGCCCCTTCGTCTTCTGCGAGGGAGACCGGTGCGGGAAGCGGAGGTTCGCTTCCGCGGAAGACGGGAGGAGGAGTTCGTTTTCCGGACCGCGTAGAGTTCCTTTACGATGAGGCGACTCCGTTGGTCCTGAATCCACTTCGGTGTGCTGAACTGACTCGCCAGATCCGTGGTGGGACCAAGGAGTTGCCGCCGGTCGAGGACTTATACTTCAAAAAGGAGTATATTGACGCGGCTATGGCGGGCAGACGG AGCGACGGGAGCATGAATTACCTCGTAGAGAAGTACGATAGCACCCTGAAGCAGACGATGGTCCAGCTGGGCGCCTCGGATAAACTCGCACGGACAAGATTGAGCGTAATCGAGAGGTTACGCGCTGAGAACAAAAAGGCCGGCGACAAAGCGGCCAAAGAGAAAGAGGTCCTCCGAGTTAAATTTGAGGAGTTGGAGGACAAGCTGAAGTCTGACCGTCTTGCGAAGAAGGACGCTCTCCGCGAGAAAACCCGCTTAGAGCGATTGGTCGCTTCCCTCGAGAAGGAGAAGGCTGAACTCGAGGAAGAGAGGGACGCTGTCGTCGGGACGCTGGTCAGAGAGAGGCAACGTCTGAGGGATTCTAGGGTTCAGGAGGTCACTCGTGAGAGGATCAAGGTCCAGACGGCTATGGCGGACAAGTCTACTCGCTGTATAGGTAAAGTGAAGGGCTATCTGGATCGCGTCATGGCGCGAGAGAAGGCCAAGAACCTATACGGGCAGGCTTCAGGAACCAAAAAGTGTCTCGAGATGATTAGAGATAGCGGGGTGGCGATTCCGCCGAGTATGATCAACATCTTCTCGGAGCAGGAGAAGATGTATGAAGCTGAAGTCGCCAATCTTTACCTCGAGCCGTTCTCTGATGATGACTTtgctctctctcctctcaaCCTTCCTTCTCGATTTGTGAATGAAGAGCTTATGGGGGTACTTGACCCGTATGGATCTAATGTTGGTCTGATTGGCCACGAGTCTGCCTCCCAGTTGATCACTTCCCGCGAGGCGACTGAAGATCCGATCGATGAGCCGATGGTTGACATTACTTCTGCTTTATCGGAGCGTACCGTCGTTCCCGAAGGAAATGCCATCGAGGAGCGCCTTGACGGGAGCGACCCCGAGGAGACCGGGGACGCGATTCAAACAGACACGGGGGATGTAGCCGCTGAAGATCCGGTCTTAGTTTCTTCATCTGAGGAGCGAGAAGGGGACGAAATGGGCGAGGAGGAGACCAGGTCATCGCCGGCGCTTGCTGAAGAGGTGGACCCGATCCTGCCAGTTTCCGACCCTCCTGCTCCGGTTGAAGGCCTTGGTGATCAAGTCGTTGAACGGGAAACGACCGAAGCGCTCGACCCGAGTAGAGACGACCAAGATGTTGTGGTCTGA
- the LOC106393650 gene encoding DEAD-box ATP-dependent RNA helicase 14, producing the protein MAATASAVRYAPEDHSLPKPWKGLVDDLTGYLYFWNPETNVTQYERPATSSHPPKLLSVSSSVQVLVQHHTSSIPSYVPAAKDDVLYRNGYGNGGPKVARNGAANGLGNSSPPPPPSSALANDISPDAYCRRHEITVSGGQVPPPLMSFETTGFPPELLREVLGAGFSAPTPIQAQSWPIAMQGRDIVAIAKTGSGKTLGYLIPAFMHLQRIRNDSRMGPTILVLSPTRELATQIQDEAVKFGRSSRISCTCLYGGAPKGPQLRDLERGADIVVATPGRLNDILEMRRISLRQVSYLVLDEADRMLDMGFEPQIRKIVKEIPTKRQTLMYTATWPKGVRKIAADLLVNPAQVNIGNVDELVANKSITQHIEVVATMEKQRRLEQILRSQEPGSKVIIFCSTKRMCDQLTRNITRQFGAAAIHGDKSQPERDSVLNQFRSGRTPVLVATDVAARGLDVKDIRAVINYDFPNGVEDYVHRIGRTGRAGATGQAFTFFGDQDSKHASDLIKILEGADQKVPPQIREMAARGGGMNKFSRWGPPSGGRGRDSGYGGRGSSFGSRDSGMGSRSSNGWGRERERSRSPERFNRVPPPSSNGSPPRSFHEAMLKHR; encoded by the exons ATGGCTGCTACCGCTTCTGCAGTCCGTTACGCACCTGAGGATCATTCTCTTCCCAAGCCTTGGAAGGGTCTTGTCGATGATCTTACTGGCTACTTGTACTTTTGGAATCCTGAGACCAACGTTACTCAGTACGAGAGACCTGCCACCTCCTCTCACCCTCCCAAGCTGCTCTCTGTTAGCTCCTCCGTTCAGGTTCTGGTTCAACACCACACTTCTTCCATACCTAGCTATGTCCCTGCTGCCAAGGATGATGTTCTGTACCGTAACGGTTACGGTAACGGTGGACCTAAG GTTGCCAGGAATGGTGCTGCTAATGGACTTGGGAATTCCTCCCCCCCTCCTCCTCCATCATCAGCTCTAGCAAATGATATTTCCCCCGATGCCTATTGCCGCCGTCACGAAATTACTGTCAGT GGGGGCCAAGTTCCACCACCTCTTATGTCCTTTGAAACTACTGGTTTTCCTCCTGAGCTTCTGCGTGAG GTACTCGGTGCAGGTTTCTCTGCTCCAACCCCGATTCAAGCTCAGTCGTGGCCAATTGCCATGCAAGGTAGGGACATAGTAGCCATTGCTAAAACTGGCTCGGGAAAAACTTTGGGTTACTTGATTCCTGCCTTCATGCATCTTCAACGCATCCGGAATGATTCGAGAATGGGCCCAACAATCTTGGTGTTGTCTCCAACGAGGGAGCTGGCCACACAAATCCAAGATGAAGCTGTTAAATTTGGGAGGTCGTCAAGAATTTCGTGTACG TGCTTGTATGGTGGTGCACCAAAAGGTCCTCAGCTGAGGGATTTAGAAAGAGGAGCAGATATAGTGGTAGCGACTCCTGGACGATTGAACGATATCCTTGAGATGAGGAGAATTAGTCTGCGCCAAGTATCTTATCTTGTGCTAGATGAGGCTGATAGAATGTTGGACATGGGTTTCGAACCGCAGATAAGGAAGATTGTGAAAGAGATTCCCACTAAGCGTCAAACGCTTATGTACACAGCTACATGGCCAAAGGGAGTCAGGAAAATTGCAGCTGACTTGCTTGTTAACCCTGCTCAGGTCAACATTGGCAATGTTGACGAGCTTGTGGCTAACAAGTCGATCACGCAG CACATTGAAGTGGTAGCAACGATGGAGAAACAGAGGAGGTTAGAGCAGATATTGAGGTCTCAGGAACCAGGATCAAAGGTGATAATATTCTGCTCAACCAAAAGGATGTGTGACCAGCTAACTCGCAATATAACCCGCCAATTTGGAGCTGCTGCTATACATGGAGACAAGTCGCAGCCTGAGAGAGACAGTGTTCTGAATCAATTCCGCAGTGGCAGGACTCCGGTTCTTGTTGCAACTGATGTTGCTGCTCGTGGACTGGACGTCAAGGACatcag GGCGGTCATAAACTATGATTTCCCCAATGGAGTGGAAGACTATGTTCACAGAATCGGAAGAACAGGAAGAGCTGGAGCGACTGGTCAGGCATTCACATTCTTTGGCGATCAAGACTCGAAGCATGCTTCGGATCTGATCAAGATCTTGGAAGGAGCAGACCAGAAAGTTCCTCCTCAGATCCGCGAAATGGCTGCACGTGGTGGTGGAATGAACAAATTCAGCCGTTGGGGTCCTCCTTCTGGAGGTCGTGGCAGAGACTCTGGTTATGGTGGCAGAGGTAGCAGCTTCGGTTCACGTGACAG tGGAATGGGAAGCAGAAGCAGTAATGGATGGGGAAGAGAGCGCGAAAGGAGTCGTAGCCCAGAGCGATTCAACAGAGTTCCACCACCGTCTTCCAATGGATCTCCTCCTCGCAGCTTCCACGAGGCCATGTTGAAGCACAGATAA